Proteins encoded in a region of the Hyphomicrobiales bacterium genome:
- a CDS encoding DsbA family protein, whose translation MFSILRACSTATLVFSAIFFSQTLSSTSTLAQSVKQSTRPLTETEQVVRDYILKNPEVIIEALQILEDRREAEQSQQQKLSITRNKDDLESSVHQTILGNPEGDVTLIEFFDYNCAFCRESLQHIEKLVEEDNNLRVVLKEFPVLGPGSQAAARVAIAAAKIDSEKYLELHVKLLKTRGQADERVALLLAEGLGYDMSVLRTMMEKPVIEEAITEVYGLANVIGLTGTPTFIIGSEVLPGAVGHNILKQKIDSMRECGETVCS comes from the coding sequence ATGTTTTCAATTCTTCGAGCATGTAGCACTGCAACTCTTGTTTTTAGTGCCATTTTCTTCAGCCAAACCCTGAGCTCAACATCCACGCTTGCGCAAAGTGTGAAACAAAGCACCCGCCCTCTCACCGAGACAGAACAAGTGGTGCGCGATTATATTTTGAAAAATCCTGAGGTCATAATAGAAGCGCTACAAATTCTCGAAGACCGCCGGGAAGCTGAGCAAAGTCAACAGCAAAAACTGTCGATTACAAGAAATAAAGATGATTTAGAATCATCGGTTCATCAAACCATTCTTGGCAATCCAGAGGGCGACGTCACTTTAATTGAATTCTTTGATTACAATTGTGCCTTTTGCCGTGAATCACTCCAACATATCGAGAAACTTGTTGAAGAAGACAATAACCTAAGAGTTGTTTTAAAAGAATTTCCGGTTCTTGGGCCTGGGTCGCAAGCTGCCGCACGCGTTGCTATTGCCGCCGCAAAAATTGATTCAGAAAAATATTTGGAACTCCATGTCAAACTTTTGAAAACGCGCGGGCAAGCCGATGAACGCGTCGCTCTCTTGCTGGCTGAAGGCCTTGGCTATGACATGAGTGTCCTACGCACAATGATGGAAAAGCCCGTTATCGAAGAAGCTATTACGGAAGTATATGGCCTTGCGAATGTAATTGGATTAACTGGTACACCTACATTTATCATTGGTAGTGAAGTCTTGCCTGGTGCTGTCGGCCATAACATTTTGAAACAAAAAATCGATTCAATGCGCGAATGCGGTGAGACTGTATGTTCATAA
- the aroQ gene encoding type II 3-dehydroquinate dehydratase, whose amino-acid sequence MTDVLILNGPNLNLLGTREPEIYGETTLSDVEKQCSLEGSRLGLNITHKQSNHEGELVSTLQDAGAAGTWVVFNSGAYTHTSVALHDAIVGSSCKVIEVHISNVHARETFRHHSFISPVAQGTIVGLGTYGYILALQAIAEQTKDL is encoded by the coding sequence ATGACTGATGTTCTGATTCTTAATGGACCTAATCTCAACCTGCTTGGCACGCGGGAACCGGAGATTTATGGGGAAACTACTTTGAGTGATGTTGAAAAACAATGTTCGCTTGAAGGAAGCCGCTTGGGTTTAAATATAACCCACAAACAGTCTAACCACGAAGGTGAACTTGTATCTACACTGCAAGACGCAGGAGCAGCAGGTACATGGGTTGTGTTTAACTCTGGCGCTTACACACACACTTCCGTCGCTCTTCATGATGCAATTGTCGGCAGTAGCTGCAAGGTCATTGAGGTTCATATATCAAATGTCCACGCCCGCGAAACATTCAGACATCACTCATTCATATCCCCTGTTGCACAAGGCACTATTGTAGGTCTTGGCACATATGGGTATATACTCGCTCTTCAGGCTATCGCTGAACAAACGAAAGACCTATAA
- the accB gene encoding acetyl-CoA carboxylase biotin carboxyl carrier protein, producing the protein MSSSDPIDHDLIRKLAQLLSDTDLNEIEIEHETLRLRLSRNPAPVQTVVQAAPPVAAPQAVATSAPAEIAAPTPTAGSMEGALSSPMVGTAYLSAEPGNPPFVKVGDSVKAGQTVLIIEAMKTMNQIPAQKDGKVTAILIDDAQPVEFGEPLIVIE; encoded by the coding sequence ATGTCATCATCTGATCCAATTGACCACGATCTCATCCGCAAACTTGCTCAACTACTGTCTGATACGGACTTAAATGAAATCGAGATAGAGCACGAAACATTGCGCTTGCGCCTATCCCGTAATCCGGCGCCTGTACAAACTGTGGTACAAGCAGCACCCCCTGTAGCAGCGCCTCAAGCAGTCGCCACAAGCGCCCCAGCAGAGATTGCAGCGCCTACACCTACAGCAGGATCAATGGAAGGTGCCCTCAGCTCGCCAATGGTTGGCACAGCTTATTTGTCAGCAGAACCTGGAAACCCGCCCTTTGTAAAAGTAGGCGATAGCGTAAAAGCAGGCCAAACGGTTCTCATTATTGAAGCCATGAAGACGATGAATCAGATACCAGCCCAAAAAGACGGCAAAGTTACAGCTATCCTCATTGATGATGCCCAGCCAGTCGAATTCGGCGAACCACTCATCGTGATCGAATAA
- the accC gene encoding acetyl-CoA carboxylase biotin carboxylase subunit — translation MFNKLLIANRGEIALRVLRACKELGIKTVAAHSAADANAMHVRLADESVCIGPPAARDSYLKIPEILAACEITGADAVHPGYGFLSENARFSEILAAHNITFVGPSAEHISIMGDKITAKQTAQRLGIPVVPGSDGAIKDIKTAKKVAAQIGYPVIVKAASGGGGRGMKVAMTEADLPEAVSTAKTESKAAFGDDALYLEKYLITPRHIEIQVFGDGKGNAIHLGERDCSLQRRHQKVWEEALSPTLNENERAKIGDICAKAVAEIGYSGAGTVEFLYENGEFYFIEMNTRLQVEHPITEAVTGVDLVHEQLRIASGGSLSVKQEDIVFTGHAIECRINAEHAKTFAPSPGTITQYHPPGGFGVRVDSGVYQGYTIPPYYDSLIGKLIVHGRNRTDCLMRLRRALDEFIIDGVETTIPLFHNLLAERDIQDGNYDIHWLENYLAKDDASTS, via the coding sequence GTGTTTAACAAGCTTCTGATTGCCAATCGCGGCGAAATCGCCCTTAGAGTCCTGCGTGCCTGTAAAGAACTTGGCATTAAAACCGTTGCCGCTCATTCCGCAGCTGATGCAAACGCAATGCATGTACGCCTTGCCGATGAGAGCGTGTGTATTGGTCCGCCTGCGGCCCGTGATTCTTATTTGAAAATTCCGGAAATTCTGGCAGCCTGTGAAATCACTGGCGCCGATGCCGTACACCCTGGTTATGGCTTTTTATCAGAAAACGCCCGTTTTTCTGAAATTTTAGCAGCTCACAACATCACCTTCGTTGGTCCCTCAGCAGAACACATCTCCATTATGGGAGATAAAATAACCGCGAAACAAACAGCCCAGCGATTAGGTATTCCGGTTGTTCCTGGCTCAGACGGTGCCATTAAAGATATTAAGACGGCTAAAAAAGTTGCCGCACAGATCGGTTATCCCGTTATTGTAAAGGCAGCATCTGGTGGTGGCGGTCGCGGCATGAAAGTGGCAATGACCGAGGCTGATTTACCCGAAGCAGTCTCAACTGCAAAAACTGAATCAAAAGCAGCATTCGGTGATGATGCCCTTTATCTCGAAAAATACCTCATTACCCCACGCCATATTGAAATTCAGGTATTTGGTGACGGCAAAGGCAATGCGATCCATTTAGGAGAACGCGATTGCTCCTTGCAAAGACGTCATCAAAAAGTATGGGAAGAAGCGTTATCCCCGACATTGAATGAAAATGAACGAGCAAAAATAGGTGATATTTGCGCTAAAGCCGTTGCTGAAATTGGTTATTCAGGCGCAGGTACGGTTGAATTTCTCTATGAAAATGGCGAGTTTTATTTCATTGAGATGAACACGCGCCTACAAGTTGAACACCCAATCACCGAGGCGGTCACAGGCGTTGATCTCGTTCACGAACAATTACGCATCGCGTCAGGTGGCTCTTTATCTGTGAAACAGGAAGACATCGTGTTCACCGGCCACGCAATTGAATGCCGCATTAACGCCGAACATGCTAAAACTTTCGCGCCATCACCGGGAACGATTACTCAGTATCATCCGCCGGGCGGTTTCGGTGTGCGCGTTGATTCAGGTGTCTATCAGGGATATACAATTCCTCCCTACTACGACAGTTTGATCGGCAAATTGATTGTCCATGGCCGCAATCGTACTGACTGTTTGATGCGCCTACGCCGTGCCTTAGATGAATTTATCATTGATGGTGTAGAAACAACGATCCCCCTCTTCCACAATCTTCTGGCGGAACGGGATATTCAAGACGGTAATTATGATATTCACTGGCTTGAAAATTACCTCGCGAAAGACGATGCTTCGACATCTTGA
- the aat gene encoding leucyl/phenylalanyl-tRNA--protein transferase, which yields MDSNATLKITPNVLLKAYACGIFPMSEGAEDKGLFWVEPEERGILPLNEFHIPRSLRKTVRNTAYRVVVNQNFAGVIEGCAASKTGREVTWINAEIKKLYTGLYDMGQCHTVEVYDEEKLIGGLYGVQLGSAFFGESMFSHATDTSKIALVHLVARLIAGGFSLLDTQFTTEHLEKFGAREIPRARYHLLLDTAIRNHTDYHMIGDSMTGTQTLEIIDSFQN from the coding sequence GTGGACAGCAACGCGACCTTAAAGATAACGCCCAATGTGTTGTTAAAAGCCTATGCTTGCGGCATTTTTCCTATGTCAGAAGGCGCAGAAGATAAAGGCCTGTTTTGGGTCGAACCTGAAGAACGTGGCATTTTACCTTTAAACGAGTTCCACATACCGCGCAGTCTTCGCAAGACTGTGCGCAATACAGCCTATCGCGTTGTCGTTAATCAAAATTTTGCAGGCGTAATCGAAGGCTGTGCCGCATCAAAAACAGGACGTGAAGTCACCTGGATCAATGCAGAAATCAAAAAATTATACACTGGCCTTTATGATATGGGGCAATGCCATACGGTTGAAGTCTATGATGAGGAAAAACTTATCGGCGGCCTTTATGGCGTTCAGCTTGGCAGTGCATTTTTTGGTGAAAGCATGTTTTCACATGCAACCGATACTTCAAAAATAGCGCTGGTGCATTTGGTCGCGCGCCTGATCGCAGGCGGCTTCAGCCTTCTTGATACACAATTCACAACCGAGCATTTAGAAAAATTCGGGGCGAGAGAAATTCCACGCGCCCGCTATCATTTACTGTTGGACACCGCCATCCGTAATCACACCGACTACCATATGATCGGCGATAGCATGACAGGCACTCAAACATTAGAAATTATTGATAGTTTTCAAAACTAG
- a CDS encoding DUF2155 domain-containing protein produces the protein MTPQSGYMIKHRNNFSLNILNRFAVVLAAGVLYPSFVLANEIKVRSLAPVDQSGNQAPSVETKIENEVAVFAGLDKITGRIIRFDVKVDETVQFGALQVTPKICYTRPATQTPQTTSFVEVAEVTLDRKVQPLFNGWMFAASPGLHAVEHAVYDVWLADCKSGEQFSEKPITTSNDDLGGRGFGNDTPPAGDAPVEEGAVPAPKIKPTLN, from the coding sequence ATGACACCGCAGTCCGGATATATGATTAAACATCGAAATAATTTCAGTTTGAATATATTGAATCGGTTCGCTGTTGTTTTGGCAGCAGGCGTCCTTTATCCGAGTTTTGTCTTGGCAAATGAGATTAAAGTTAGATCGTTAGCTCCAGTGGATCAGAGTGGAAATCAAGCGCCTTCTGTAGAGACTAAGATTGAAAACGAAGTGGCCGTTTTTGCAGGCCTCGATAAAATTACAGGTCGGATCATTCGATTTGACGTTAAAGTTGACGAAACGGTGCAATTTGGCGCTTTGCAGGTCACACCAAAAATTTGCTATACGCGACCAGCTACGCAAACGCCGCAAACAACGAGTTTTGTTGAGGTGGCTGAAGTGACGCTTGATCGTAAGGTGCAGCCGCTTTTCAATGGGTGGATGTTTGCAGCAAGTCCTGGTCTACACGCCGTTGAACATGCGGTTTATGATGTTTGGCTTGCTGATTGCAAATCTGGTGAACAGTTTTCAGAAAAACCGATAACCACGTCAAATGATGATTTGGGAGGGCGTGGATTTGGTAATGATACGCCGCCAGCTGGAGATGCACCTGTGGAAGAAGGTGCTGTACCAGCACCAAAAATTAAACCCACTCTCAACTAG
- a CDS encoding NADH:ubiquinone oxidoreductase subunit NDUFA12: MKNFLLQIFTWWRGQTLGTRFYTWRHGERVGEDDSGNVYYRNFDDTRRWVIYDDLVEASSIPSGWHGWIHHKVKTPPSDQSYLKKDWELEHKRNATGTVNAYRPASSLLNAEPKTTTNGEYEAWTP; encoded by the coding sequence ATGAAAAATTTCTTATTGCAAATATTCACATGGTGGCGCGGTCAAACCCTCGGCACACGGTTTTATACATGGAGACATGGGGAACGTGTTGGCGAGGATGATTCTGGCAATGTCTACTATCGTAATTTCGATGATACGCGCCGTTGGGTGATTTACGACGATCTTGTTGAGGCGTCTTCGATTCCATCTGGATGGCACGGGTGGATACATCATAAAGTCAAAACACCGCCGAGCGATCAATCCTATCTGAAAAAGGATTGGGAACTTGAGCATAAAAGAAATGCAACAGGAACGGTAAATGCCTATCGTCCGGCCAGTTCGCTTTTGAATGCGGAACCTAAAACAACCACAAATGGTGAATATGAAGCTTGGACACCATAG